The Panthera uncia isolate 11264 chromosome B3 unlocalized genomic scaffold, Puncia_PCG_1.0 HiC_scaffold_1, whole genome shotgun sequence genome segment TGAGTTGACTCTATggttgttggcttttttttttttgcctttattattaggttatttttgccttttccaaagtttaaagtaagaaaatgtggtggaattttttaaaaacctcagcaCCATTTCACATGGCTTATAGTTTGGTTTAGAAGagtgtacatacacacaccacacacacacacacacacacacacagacaataCACTTGAGTTTCAGCCAGGGATACAAAAACTTGTTAAAAGCAGGGTGGCCACATAGGAAGAAGCAGATGCTTATTTCTTAACAGTTTCCTGATCTCCCAGAGTCCCTGACAGGGGCATGTAGGTGACACTGTATGTGTAAGATGTGGTTCCCATCAAATCTGGACAGCTAGGACTTGCATCATTCttatggaaaaatttaaattaaccatttatgtactttttttataaaaaatgtatataaatgtaaggTTTTTCTGATCTTGAACAAAGCTCAGTGTCATCACAACCACACCTCCTCCAGGGACAGGAAAGCAAGGTCAGTGTTCAGGTACCTGCCTGCAGTTTTCCAGTGTCCTGGATAGCCCATAGCACTGGACATTCCTTGTGATAATTACATAGGTTCAGATACATCACATCAAATCTTAAGAcagtatttgataaaataataacGTACCCAAAAAAGCCTGAACTAATGAAGCTATCCCTAAGGTCGGGGACAGGTTATATTCTCTTCATTAGTAAAGGACAGTACCCAGTTTGGATTAATAAGAAATATGGAGTATACAAATGGAAGTTGCAGCATGCAGAAATTAACCTGGAAGAGCTTCAAGTAGTGAAACTCAAGAGTAAATAGCCCAGTGAGGAACAGCTTAGGCAAAAGGCTGAAAGTTCCTAGAGGTAATTTTATACTGAGACATCAAACATGTTTGACAACTTTGTCAGAGGGTGAAAACTAGACTTAAAGTGAGGATGGAAAGCCAATAACTGATAGTTTGAAATTTGAATCTGGAAGGTAATAGGGAGCTTTGCAGGGGTTAAAGAAAATGCAGGGTATCTGGCTTagtcagtcagtggagcatgcaactcttgatctcggggtggtgagttcgaggctcatgttggatatagagattaccttaaaaaaaagagagagagagagagagagagaaaatgaattgaGGGCTCCTGTTATAGAGTAATTTTCTAGGACCTATTGCATGGGTATTGGACATGCTGTCCATTTTCCTAAGTTAATATATTGCCTGGAATTAAATCTTTATTAACTATAAGGAGTATAgtagaaatatgtaaaaacagcaagagaattTTTGTCATTGTAACTTAAGATTGACTCCTAAAGTTGTTTCATACTTTCTTAAGTGACTCTTAATCATAATAAGATGAAATGAACCAACCAAATCCAAgcacattttggttttttgtgttggttttttttaaatgtttatttatttttgagagagagagtgtgtgcacacaagcaggggaggggtgggggtgggcgggggcagaggatctgaaaccggttctgtgctgacagcagcaagcctgatgcagaggtcgaacccacaaactgtgagatcacaacctgagccaaagttgtatgcttaaccaactgagccacacaggaaacCCACATTCTGTTTTATAGTCAGTAAATCCTGTGTGCTTCCATATACCTCTGAGTTCTCTCTGAATACATGCATAAGGTTGtagtaaattaaaaacactgagGGAGGTCCACCTTAACTCTTTTAGTGGACAGTCTAAAACAAAACTTCATATATCATGATTCTCAGTAAAGAACTGTGAATCTAAGAATCACATTCTGCTGGTGTGAGTGATGAGCAAAAAGAGTCCATCTATTATTGATAGCATTAGCCTGTACTTCCCTCTATTCCAGGAGGCAAAGTAAGCCAATGTGATGGGATTCTCTTAAACCCCACCTCATACTTACTACATGGATTCAGATCTTTCTAATCAAATCATGTACCCCTTGGGAACATAACCAGTTATATCCACAGATTCTGAAATAACGTGGCTAACATAGAGATGTGCAGAATCTTTCTCAATTCATCTTCAGTATAATTGAACTGAGATCCAGGGACCTGTCAAAGCTTAACTTCCCATATACATCGTTAGAGATACTTGATTGATAACCTGTCTTCGGATCTTAGAGTTTCCAACATGCCATTAATTCATTGTCTCATTTTAATTCTACATACTGACATTCGTATTTGCATTATAATTACTTGTACTTACTGATACTTGTATACCAACAGCATTAATTGAATTCTTAGTTTTCGCCAGTAGAGGGAGGTGTGTGGAAGTATAATAAAttgtacttaacctctctggcctGTTATTCCAAAATTGTCTACTTAGTCTATCAGTAGCCTGAGGCCTGGATAACTGGGTAGAGATTTCCCTTGGAATGAAGTGCTCTGAAGAGTTAGTTTCCTTAGAAGCAATCAATAACGACCACTGTCCGTAGAGCAAAGTCCTATTCATAATAGAGAAAAttagatgtattttaaaatagatgttaGTTGAAAATTGATAGTGCTTCTTGCATAGCTTAGGAATTCATTCGGGTATTCATCTTGGCAGGATTCTACCAGGTTAATTCCCTAATTCGTAGAGTGGGGCAACCATTCTGAATCCTTACTGATACTTACTACAAACCCTCCAAGACTTGAAACCATGGATACCCTATTAGAAAGCATACCTTTTCAAGCCTAATTACTGGGCAGGACTGTGAGATTTATATAGTTTCTTTTACCGTTCATCGTTTCTTTTACCGTTTATCCTCTgagaaagattcttttttttttttaaatgtttattttttgagagagagcaagtaagagaggggcagagagagagggagtcagagaatcccaagcaggattctcCAGGGTCAACACAGAGCCTCGTGTGGGaatcgaactcacaagccgtgagatcatgacttgagctgaaatgaagagtcagacgcttaaccaacagaaccactcACGCACCCCAGGAATATTCTTTATAAGCAGAAGTTATTTATACCTTTTATAGAGTCAAGGAGACCCTTAGGCTATTTCTAttagatatttcttttatttattgttttgagaatGGCTCATGTTGAGATGAAAAGGTTTTCTAAGATTAGATTTTTAGCTACTTATAGATATTTATGGCGTTTTTTTTGGCAGTTCTTATTCACTATAAGAAGAATATAGTTTCATAATGCCATAAAAATAATACCATGTTTTCTTGTGTATGTATGAACTTAATGCCAATATAccttttgatttactttttcaaTTGTGATAGTGAATTCCTGATGATTCTTGCCTTCACCTTTATGGGTGGTTACATGGGTTACATTTGTCAAATGATTAGACATGATAATAGTGCCTTGGAGGTTATGAAACTGCAAAATTATCTGGTTTATGATGAGAATAAACTGGAACCTTTGTCTCAGCTTAGAACTCTAGGCAATTAAGTTACACTAAgatttctatttaatattatttgttgtaAAGCAGAATTTTATGTGAGGAGGATTTATCATGACCTTTTCCAATGAGATTTACTTATGGAATATAAAGGAACAAAAAGGTAAAATCTGCTCATGTATCCCCCTGGGGCAACAATGTTTAAGGTTTCAGTATACAGTTAATTTTTAGTCTTTTCTGCCTGAATTTATCATTTAGATCTTGACTGCCCAGTTGGATTTAGAACATCATGCCATTTTTTGCTTGAAATTTGCCTTGTTTTTCATGCTTAGATCATTTAGCTTAGGGAAGCAGTTTTTTAAATCTGGGTAGAGACTTTGGGTAAAAAGCATGAGCCGGCAAACTGGGTTTTAAACATGAGATGTGCTGACTGGATGATTGTtggttttcttcatgtttgtttctCACTTCAAgatgttttccctttcttccccacccAGTTAATACTCTGTTAAATGTGAAATTAAGTGAAACAGAAAATGGCAAGCACGTGTCTATATTGGATCTACCTGGCAATGTTCTTATCATCCCTCAAGCCACTCTTGGAGGGAGAGTAAAAGGAAGAAACATGCAGTATCACTCTAACTCTGGAAAAGAAGAAGGGTTAGAACTTTATTCCCAATTTGTGACTCTGTGTGAGAAAGAATTAGCTGCTAACAGCAAGTGTGCTGAAGCTGGGGTTGTGGTGGAACATGGTACTTACGGGAACAGGCAGGTGTTAAAGCTGGATACCAATGGACCATACACACACCtaattgaattttgaaaaattaaaagtcagtTTCTCCAGTTGTTTTCTAGTATAAAATGATTTTGActatatttagattttcttcctcttcttgaatACACAATCTGCAGCATTTTTAGACAAGAAAATCCTGGTTCCCACTCATAACTATGCAGCCTGATAATGGAACGACCTTGCCAAGTCACAAACTCGATCTCAGTCACCTTTCATTCTGCTTTCCCCTACACTTCCACTTGAAACTTGAAAAATGCTTTCTATTCATTTCATAGTCATTGTGGAAATGTTCTTAGAGAGctgtatttaaaagtattttgtagtGAAGAATATTGTGTAATCTAGTAAGATATATTTCTTGTACCTTTAAATGTATGTAgtgtgtaataaaaataattatttttattaaaattaggtGAAATCCCACACAAACTAACTACAATTTTGTCAGTTAGGTTTTACTATTTCAGTTTTCCATATTTTGAATGGAACAATATGCCATTGACTATTCCTTTTAATAATATCTATGAAAGTGTAATATAGAAATGTTATTGTGCATTATGTTACTTTCTAAGGACATCTAAGTGCTTTAAATCATTTTAAGGCTCTTTAGTTGATACAAGAAAGTGTGaggtttaaaaattgtttttatttaatatacatatggGTTAATACTTCAGTTTCTCAGTTTTTTACCAAAATAATGTAtgtcttattttctgtctttggtttttaaaagttactgcTTTGTGAAATTAACGTTCATAAGAAGTCctttcttatttaattatattgctgtaaaag includes the following:
- the DTD2 gene encoding D-aminoacyl-tRNA deacylase 2, whose product is MADSGRIPQARALLQQCLHARLQIRPAEGDTETQWVEVQRGLVIYVCFFKGANKELLPKMVNTLLNVKLSETENGKHVSILDLPGNVLIIPQATLGGRVKGRNMQYHSNSGKEEGLELYSQFVTLCEKELAANSKCAEAGVVVEHGTYGNRQVLKLDTNGPYTHLIEF